TAAAACCAAAATCCATATTTTAATGTATATGTATGTTACATAGCAAATGAAATTGTTAAAGAATAAGATTTGATTTTATGGTTATTAGTAATTAAGCAGCTGTAGCGAGAGCTTTAATTTTAACACTTAGACGAGATTTGTGTCTAGCAGCCTTATTTTTGTGAATTAAGCCTTTTGTAGCATATTTATCTAGAAGAGGAACAGCTTTTGCAAAGTTTTCTTTTGCAGCTTCAACATCACCTTTTTCTATAGCATAAGCAGTTTTCTTTAAAAAAGTTCTCATTACTGAACGACGAGCAACATTGTGTTTGCGGTTGTTTTCAGCTTGTACAATTCTTTTTTTTGCTTGTTTTGAATTAGCCAACTTTATTTCTCCAATTAATTTTTAATTTTAAACTTCATATAATTTGGTTTCTCCTAAGGGGACGCGAAGAAACATCAATGTATAATCTAATAGCTAAAGTATTTTGCATATATTATTTTTTTTTGTCAATAAAAATTAAAAGATTATTCTCCAGATAAGGTATTTTTTTACAACTTGAGCTTGTTGATATGATTTTTCTAGGCTTTATGACAAATATGGAGTTTTACATATTTAATAATTATTATGCTTAGATCGTATTCTCAAGGTTTACTAAATAGTTGAAAGAGAGTTGAGGGATCGTTATTACAAGCAAGCTAGGAAAACTTTTAAACCCTGTATTAGAAAAATATAAGCATTTAATAATAATGTGTGGGCATGAGTTTCATCCATTAGCTGATCCAAGTCAGCCTCGTCGTTGCTTAAAATGTGAGGAGTTGTTTTAGTAGGGTGTTGTACCGCGCATTCATATAAATCAGACTATGACTTGCAATTAGTGCAGAAATTGCATGGGTTACCAAGATAAAATATCTAGTAATCATAAAGATTAACTTTTAAATAACATAAGTTAGTCTAGTCTTTACTGTGAATATTAGCGATAATATACTCCAATGTAAGAGCAAACAAAGATCTAAATGTCAAAACTAAATCCTTATTTTGGTGAGTTTGGTGGGCAATTTGTACCGCAAATATTAGTACCAGCTCTAAACCAACTAGAACAAGAGTTTATAAAAGCTCAAAATGATGAAACTTTTAAACAGCAGTTCAATGAGCTATTAAAAGAATATGCTGGTCGTCCTACAGCTTTAACCTTGACTAGAAATATAGTTAAACAAACAAAGACAAAATTATATTTAAAAAGAGAAGATTTATTACACGGTGGAGCTCATAAAACTAATCAGGTTTTAGGCCAAGCTTTATTAGCAAAGCGAATGGGTAAAAAGGAAATAATTGCAGAAACAGGTGCAGGTCAGCATGGTGTTGCAACAGCTTTAGCTTGTGCTTTACTTGATTTAAAGTGTCGTGTGTACATGGGAGCAAAAGATGTAGAGCGTCAAAGCCCAAATGTTTTTAGAATGAAACTAATGGGCGCGGAAGTTATACCTGTACATAGTGGTTCGGCTACTTTAAAAGATGCTTGTAATGAAGCTTTAAGAGATTGGTCAGCTAATTATCAAAAAGCACATTATTTATTAGGTACTGCAGCGGGGCCTCACCCTTTTCCAACTATTGTAAGAGAGTTTCAAAAAATGATTGGTCAAGAAACTAAACAGCAAATTTTAGAAAAGGAAAATAAGCTTCCTGACGCTGTGATTGCTTGTGTTGGGGGCGGTTCAAATGCAATAGGTATGTTTACTGATTTTATAGATGAAAAAGAAGTCAAACTCATAGGCGTTGAGCCTGCGGGCAAAGGTATTGATACAGGTGAGCATGGGGCGCCATTAAGGCATGGTAAGCTGGGAATTTTTTTTGGAATGAAAGCACCGCTCATGCAAGATGAAAATGGACAGATACAAGAATCTTATTCTATTTCTGCAGGTTTAGATTTTCCTTCTGTTGGACCACAACATGCATATTTACAGTCTATAGGTAGAGCTGAGTATGTA
Above is a window of Allofrancisella inopinata DNA encoding:
- the rpsT gene encoding 30S ribosomal protein S20, which gives rise to MANSKQAKKRIVQAENNRKHNVARRSVMRTFLKKTAYAIEKGDVEAAKENFAKAVPLLDKYATKGLIHKNKAARHKSRLSVKIKALATAA
- the trpB gene encoding tryptophan synthase subunit beta, which encodes MSKLNPYFGEFGGQFVPQILVPALNQLEQEFIKAQNDETFKQQFNELLKEYAGRPTALTLTRNIVKQTKTKLYLKREDLLHGGAHKTNQVLGQALLAKRMGKKEIIAETGAGQHGVATALACALLDLKCRVYMGAKDVERQSPNVFRMKLMGAEVIPVHSGSATLKDACNEALRDWSANYQKAHYLLGTAAGPHPFPTIVREFQKMIGQETKQQILEKENKLPDAVIACVGGGSNAIGMFTDFIDEKEVKLIGVEPAGKGIDTGEHGAPLRHGKLGIFFGMKAPLMQDENGQIQESYSISAGLDFPSVGPQHAYLQSIGRAEYVSITDDEALEAFKLLSRKEGIIPALESSHALAYALKLAFENPEKEQVLVVNLSGRGDKDIFTVHDVLKQKGEI